One genomic region from Bufo bufo chromosome 3, aBufBuf1.1, whole genome shotgun sequence encodes:
- the LOC120993965 gene encoding uncharacterized protein LOC120993965 translates to MEKPDDACAEREESGRLSAGVGSAPLARSQPDSRMSITRMLKKGYDRTRKQAAKQHIVMGVKKLLEKKFWRSRTEIPIIKKWSALKRRHLDWVKELSERVCPGLPIPTVRRCVSPADLDVVEVSAEEEDDDEHAGPSHSIIATNPPDVGNDVEVAEEEPGPYEGQETSTPAPAEEDMPTPAPDEKEEEDLITTPHQEVIKKISQKIFQMKEDHRKMVKEFRAQIQKATLKLQEFDKKHQNDLQQLFELQEQLK, encoded by the exons ATGGAAAAGCCCGACGACGCATGCGCAGAGAGAGAGGAAAGCGGCCGGCTGAGTGCGGGAGTCGGGAGCGCACCGCTTGCACGATCCCAGCCTgacagcaggatgtcaatcaca cgcatgttgaagAAGGGTTATGACCGGACCCGGAAGCAGGCTGCGAAGCAGCATATAGTGATGGGGGTTAAGAAGCTTCTAGAGAAAAAGTTCTGGCGGAGTCGCACCGAAATTCCCATCATTAAAAAATGGTCGGCTCTCAAGAGGAGGCACCTGGACTGGGTCAAAGAGCTCAGTGAGAGAGTCTGCccag ggcttCCCATTCCAACCGTGCGCCGCTGTGTGTCCCCTGCCGATTTGGATGTGGTGGAGGTCTccgcagaggaggaggatgatgatgagcatGCGGGCCCCTCCCACAGTATCATTGCCACTAACCCACCTGATGTGGGCAATGATGTTGAGGTGGCAGAGGAAGAGCCCGGACCCTATGAAGGGCAGGAAACCTCCACCCCAGCTCCTGCTGAGGAGGATATGCCCACCCCAGCTCCtgatgaaaaggaggaggaggacttaaTTACTACCCcacaccaggagg TAATAAAGAAAATATCTCAgaaaatttttcaaatgaaggagGATCACCGAAAAATGGTCAAGGAATTCCGTGCACAGATTCAGAAGGCGACGCTAAAGCTGCAGGAATTtgataaaaaacaccaaaatgacctgCAACAATTGTTTGAGTTGCAGGAACAACTCAAATAA